The Methylomicrobium lacus LW14 genome window below encodes:
- a CDS encoding iron-containing redox enzyme family protein, with protein MAAPAENPLRLVSESPFYAKLADARSINDVQWIRQLYYLSCDFTSAVALRYGSCLDPRFREAFGEHAAEEVTHPHDLTVWMREFGFLAVDEEPTSVPPSLETLAYGGYFIRSVICEPISHQVITLNLMVEGMASDLFAAVNPKLAELGLTPKGYWKVHEKADMKHQFLGLDLIPDHEPDAPSGRRYARIAWEVASLARQELDSWSGIPPERRQKLPLPQDLNAACTAAVGDSP; from the coding sequence ATGGCAGCTCCAGCCGAAAATCCGCTCCGCTTGGTCAGCGAGAGCCCGTTTTACGCCAAACTGGCCGATGCCCGCTCCATAAACGATGTTCAATGGATTCGGCAACTGTATTATTTGTCCTGCGACTTCACTTCCGCCGTCGCCTTACGTTACGGCAGTTGCCTTGACCCACGTTTCCGCGAAGCTTTCGGCGAACATGCCGCAGAGGAAGTGACCCATCCCCACGATTTGACCGTCTGGATGCGGGAATTCGGCTTTCTTGCCGTCGACGAAGAGCCGACCTCGGTGCCACCAAGCCTGGAAACTCTGGCTTATGGCGGTTATTTCATCCGTTCGGTCATATGCGAACCCATCAGCCACCAGGTCATTACCCTGAATTTAATGGTCGAGGGCATGGCCAGCGATTTGTTCGCCGCAGTCAACCCCAAACTCGCTGAACTGGGATTGACGCCCAAGGGCTATTGGAAGGTCCATGAAAAAGCCGACATGAAACACCAGTTCCTCGGACTGGACCTGATCCCTGACCACGAGCCGGATGCCCCCTCCGGAAGGCGCTATGCCCGCATCGCATGGGAAGTCGCCAGCCTGGCGCGACAAGAGTTGGACTCTTGGAGCGGAATCCCGCCGGAACGGCGGCAAAAGCTACCGCTTCCCCAAGACCTCAATGCCGCTTGTACAGCAGCCGTCGGAGATTCGCCCTAA
- a CDS encoding sigma 54-interacting transcriptional regulator, with protein MKNFANLNLLGSSAVFLQALRLIERFSACDETVLIQGETGTGKELAARAIHYLSNRRDYPFVPVNCGAVTDSLIESEFFGHIKGAFTDARESRQGLIMQAKGGSLFLDEIEAMSPRAQGVLLRFLQDKKYRPVGGAVVQNANIRVIGASNAKLFDLVRQGLFRSDLMFRLNSLTVEMPPLRERVGDIKLLSQEFLNRLNRLAGPPPYKVLHPDSIGFLEAYHWPGNIRELENILRREFILEEGTVIKIYDPACEACLFFPEVCSGAEHNRKENLSRDVGNTGFSERRYKDRRRTAFKDQANDGSTNLQFIPKAVNGHQLLSYENFKKAKEALVAQLEIDHLIALLTQTGGNLSLASRLSGRDRSDLCKLLKRHGLDRQHFTTDLPSMNPVDRESHDSRSSSLEHDR; from the coding sequence ATGAAAAATTTTGCAAACCTGAATTTGCTTGGCAGTTCTGCAGTCTTTTTGCAAGCCCTGAGGTTAATTGAAAGATTTTCGGCTTGCGATGAAACGGTATTGATACAGGGAGAGACGGGTACCGGAAAAGAACTGGCGGCGCGCGCGATTCACTACCTAAGCAATAGGCGTGATTATCCGTTTGTGCCGGTCAATTGTGGAGCTGTTACTGACAGTTTGATAGAAAGCGAATTCTTTGGTCACATCAAGGGCGCCTTCACCGACGCACGAGAATCCAGACAAGGGTTAATCATGCAAGCTAAGGGAGGCTCGCTATTTCTCGACGAAATAGAAGCCATGAGTCCTCGTGCTCAGGGCGTGCTGCTGCGCTTCCTTCAAGACAAGAAATACCGTCCAGTGGGCGGAGCAGTCGTTCAGAACGCAAACATCCGGGTGATCGGGGCCAGCAATGCCAAGTTATTCGATCTGGTTCGGCAAGGCTTATTCAGATCTGATCTCATGTTTCGCTTAAACTCTCTCACGGTGGAAATGCCGCCGTTGCGAGAACGAGTGGGCGATATCAAGTTATTGTCACAAGAATTTCTGAATCGGTTGAACCGCCTTGCAGGTCCTCCTCCCTACAAGGTATTACATCCGGATTCAATTGGGTTTTTGGAAGCCTATCATTGGCCGGGTAACATTCGTGAGTTGGAAAACATACTTCGGCGAGAATTTATACTCGAGGAAGGCACTGTGATAAAAATATACGACCCGGCATGTGAGGCATGCCTATTCTTTCCAGAGGTGTGCTCCGGCGCCGAGCACAACAGAAAAGAAAATTTAAGCAGAGACGTTGGCAATACTGGATTTTCCGAGCGCAGATACAAAGACCGAAGGCGCACTGCATTCAAGGACCAAGCCAATGACGGAAGTACAAATTTACAATTTATCCCGAAGGCCGTGAATGGGCATCAGCTTCTCTCTTATGAAAATTTCAAGAAGGCTAAGGAAGCGCTAGTCGCTCAACTTGAGATAGATCATCTGATAGCCCTTTTGACCCAGACCGGAGGAAATCTGAGCCTTGCCTCACGATTATCCGGGCGTGATAGGAGTGATCTTTGCAAGTTACTCAAGCGCCATGGACTCGATAGACAACATTTCACCACGGATTTGCCAAGCATGAATCCAGTCGACCGCGAATCTCATGATTCCCGGTCATCTTCCCTTGAGCATGATCGATAG
- a CDS encoding rod shape-determining protein has product MLFKRIRGFFSNDLSIDLGTANTLIYIPGQGIVLNEPSIVAIKEDIKRGTQKITAIGAGAKRVVGRTPGNITTIRPLKDGVIANFAITESMLRFFIQKVHKSKMLRPSPRILICVPCGSTPVERRAIRESATLAGAREVFLIEEAMSAAIGAGLPVDDACGSMVLDIGGGTSEVAVISINGIVYSSSIRIGGDRFDEAIIRYVRSHHGKHIGKPTAEKIKMEIGTAHPGSEVKEIEVIGRDLADGAPLRFTLNSNEIHQAWRELLSGIVSLVKEALEQTPPELGADVATRGIYLTGGGALLKDIDRLIAEETGLPVFIADNPQTCVARGGGRVLEMMGKKGFSAFSLCTVP; this is encoded by the coding sequence ATGCTATTCAAAAGAATTCGTGGATTTTTTTCCAATGATCTGTCCATCGACCTTGGAACCGCCAATACCTTGATCTATATCCCGGGGCAAGGCATTGTCCTTAACGAGCCTTCGATCGTCGCAATTAAGGAAGACATAAAGCGCGGCACCCAAAAAATCACGGCTATCGGCGCGGGCGCGAAACGCGTTGTCGGCCGGACGCCCGGCAACATCACCACGATTCGCCCGCTGAAAGACGGCGTGATCGCCAACTTCGCCATCACCGAAAGTATGCTGCGCTTTTTTATTCAAAAAGTGCATAAAAGTAAAATGTTGCGCCCAAGCCCGCGCATTTTGATCTGTGTCCCTTGCGGTTCGACCCCGGTCGAGCGCCGCGCGATTCGCGAGTCCGCCACCCTGGCCGGCGCGCGCGAAGTATTTTTGATCGAGGAAGCGATGTCCGCCGCGATCGGCGCCGGCCTGCCGGTCGATGATGCCTGCGGCTCGATGGTGCTGGACATCGGCGGCGGCACCTCCGAAGTCGCGGTGATCTCGATCAACGGCATCGTGTATTCGTCTTCGATCAGGATCGGCGGCGACCGTTTCGATGAGGCAATCATCCGCTATGTGCGCAGTCACCATGGCAAACACATCGGCAAACCGACCGCCGAAAAAATCAAGATGGAAATCGGCACCGCCCACCCCGGCAGCGAAGTCAAAGAAATTGAAGTGATAGGCCGCGATCTGGCCGATGGCGCGCCTCTCCGCTTCACGCTGAACAGCAATGAAATCCACCAAGCATGGCGGGAACTGCTCTCCGGCATCGTCAGCCTCGTCAAGGAGGCACTCGAACAGACTCCGCCCGAACTGGGCGCTGACGTCGCGACCCGCGGAATATACCTGACCGGCGGCGGCGCGCTGCTGAAAGATATTGACCGGCTGATCGCCGAAGAAACCGGTTTGCCGGTCTTCATCGCGGACAACCCGCAGACCTGCGTCGCCCGCGGCGGCGGCAGGGTGCTCGAAATGATGGGCAAGAAAGGCTTCTCCGCTTTTTCACTGTGCACGGTACCTTAA
- a CDS encoding choice-of-anchor D domain-containing protein, producing MAVLITMTNVGVEPSQAAINTSSVGQGFTITAADLAFILQQIKISEFHVANTTSATGPCGALVGSGPNQIPDTLLSFGLRTVDGSCNNLLKGQETFGASDQVFPRLTTPNFNRLAESPPATFGGGAQTNYNQTTGSVFDSQPRMISNLVVDQTSTNPAAIFVAGNPARTQGDTGVVPCDANGLPIGCVPQFQTLFIPNVTTDVGLSPPFNSLFTIFGQFFDHGLDKITNGDSGEVFVPLKDDDPLVAGPDHVFGTADDLAPQLRFMVLTRGTIKNDPVTGIRSAPNTDTPFVDQSQTYTSHSSHQVFLREYDNTSGKPLATGKFLSEANGGIVTWATVKAQAATKLGLQLSDVDVTNIPMIAADPYGNFIPGPARGMPQYVTTGGTGLVEGNPASPVPVPTDVVRIDTAFLNDIAHSADPGSLAAPKTPDANTTAGSSLAPVAAGEYDDELLDLHFICGDGRCNENIALTAVHQIFHMEHDRLVDYFINPVDGVLTRPENAALLADFQNVNLTPGPNKTFTYQERLFQAARFVTEMQYQHLVFEEFARKVQPAINPFQAFAFNQTDLNSAIVAEYAHAVYRFGHSMLTDTIPRINADGSHNDIQLLDGFLNPASFYNGGSAGILDSRQATGSILMGLSDQTGNEIDEFVADTLRNNLLGLPLDLPSINMARARSEGVPPLNDARKQIFAKTNDGQLRPYTNWIDFDQNIKHHVSLVNFIAAYGKHPTILFANAGPDNNFSTVDDNAPATLASRRAAAEQIVNGTTLPGPDGILGTTDDILPPVDSGAFMFSTGTWANDTLTGASKTGIDDIDLWMGGLAENTNLFGGLLGPTFNYVFEKQLTDLQNGDRLYYLARTPGMNLRTQLEGNSFAELVMRNTNPYTHTLKADPFATADCKFELANLHTPYVPGTDPLPVSSTLTPPVAPITGPGSVNDDPLSECDENQLLLFQADGTIQYRAINSVDPAGINGQSVYNGTDFADQFYGGNDNDTFWGGLGDDRIEGGGGDDVVLGGDGDDIITDFGGADFLKGGPGNDAIDGGIGDDIIIPGSGKDFTNGGANINETFAGPDDDFAIAGQGEDAIFGDSGDEWEEGGDQPDLLIGDSSSIFFDDHNLPGHDVLIGQGGDDDYDMEGGDDIGVSGPGVEKVAGAAGYDWEIGLGDPQPQDMDLAIPLLGLPLPVNVARDKFNEVEAMSGWKFNDILHGDSIIPSQVNGGGFIGCDALDANGVARINGLDALVPAAIQTIPSAPIVAASASFNCQLTGNVWGEGNIILGGEGSDILEGRGADDILDGDRYLNVRLSVRNGSDDANGVDTVRNGSGPEIASTDLMENAAVTGNFGPLATGMTLQQAVFAGKVNPGNIVIVREILLPAVPVADCGATTPLNCDTAWFSGPAANYTVIGNADGSVTVRDNTGVDGTDTLRNIEQLSFCTTPGAVKGTCDVRATPVSVASTTAPVATISPASLALTFGNQVVNTPPSLPQSITVTNTGNSNLVVSGITLTGIDPGQFLLANTANCATVAPLGSCTFTVQFAPTTTGSKTASVSIASNAAGSPASVAVSGTGLAPAPVIAIAPASLVVSFPDQVINSTSAAQTITVSNTGTANLTVSGVTLSGATTQFSFTNNCTTAVVPGGSCTVSVLFRPTSTGAKTATVSIASNAAGSPSSVTVSGNGIAAATTATIANATIGGGGGVRIGASATGNVRVTNTGANPLVITSASTTAPFSVTLGTCTTPVNPGRTCNLSVTFRPTAAQTYTATLTMASNASNNPSGTLTGRGR from the coding sequence ATGGCCGTGCTCATCACCATGACGAATGTCGGCGTGGAACCTTCACAGGCGGCTATCAACACTTCATCGGTCGGGCAGGGGTTCACGATTACCGCTGCCGATCTTGCGTTTATCCTTCAGCAGATCAAGATCTCCGAGTTTCATGTCGCGAATACCACATCGGCAACGGGCCCTTGTGGCGCACTTGTCGGTTCTGGACCTAACCAAATCCCTGACACGCTCCTTTCCTTCGGCCTTCGGACCGTGGATGGGTCGTGCAACAACCTGCTAAAAGGCCAGGAGACCTTCGGTGCCTCCGACCAAGTCTTTCCGCGCCTGACCACGCCTAATTTCAACAGACTTGCTGAATCGCCTCCGGCAACTTTCGGTGGTGGTGCCCAGACAAATTATAATCAGACCACTGGCTCTGTCTTCGATTCCCAGCCGCGCATGATCAGCAACCTGGTTGTTGATCAGACCTCCACGAATCCGGCGGCTATCTTCGTGGCCGGAAATCCCGCAAGAACCCAGGGCGACACAGGCGTGGTTCCGTGCGATGCCAACGGACTACCTATCGGCTGCGTGCCTCAGTTCCAGACCTTGTTTATCCCGAATGTGACCACCGATGTCGGCCTCTCGCCGCCATTCAACTCGCTGTTTACCATCTTCGGCCAATTCTTCGACCACGGACTGGACAAGATCACCAACGGGGACAGCGGTGAAGTCTTTGTTCCTTTGAAGGATGATGACCCGCTGGTCGCAGGGCCGGACCACGTCTTCGGCACTGCCGATGACCTTGCACCTCAACTGCGGTTCATGGTTCTGACGCGGGGCACGATCAAGAACGATCCGGTAACCGGTATCCGCAGCGCGCCGAACACCGATACCCCCTTCGTGGATCAAAGCCAGACCTACACCTCGCATTCGTCGCATCAGGTTTTTTTGCGTGAGTACGACAATACCTCTGGAAAACCACTTGCAACGGGCAAGTTCCTCTCTGAGGCCAATGGCGGCATTGTAACCTGGGCGACAGTCAAAGCCCAGGCTGCGACCAAACTTGGCCTTCAACTCAGTGACGTGGATGTAACTAACATCCCGATGATCGCTGCCGACCCGTACGGCAACTTCATCCCCGGCCCAGCCCGCGGAATGCCTCAGTACGTGACGACCGGAGGTACCGGACTCGTCGAGGGCAATCCAGCCAGCCCGGTTCCTGTCCCGACGGATGTTGTCCGTATCGATACGGCCTTCCTTAACGATATCGCCCATAGTGCGGATCCGGGAAGCTTAGCCGCTCCGAAGACGCCTGATGCCAATACTACGGCTGGCAGCAGCCTTGCTCCGGTAGCGGCCGGCGAGTACGACGATGAACTGCTCGACCTGCACTTCATCTGCGGTGACGGTCGCTGCAACGAGAACATCGCGCTGACCGCGGTCCACCAGATATTCCATATGGAGCATGATCGTCTGGTCGATTATTTCATCAATCCAGTTGATGGCGTGCTGACTCGGCCCGAGAACGCCGCGCTGCTGGCGGATTTTCAGAACGTTAACCTTACCCCTGGCCCGAATAAGACCTTTACTTATCAAGAGCGTCTGTTCCAGGCCGCACGGTTCGTCACCGAGATGCAGTACCAACATTTGGTATTCGAGGAGTTCGCCCGCAAGGTTCAACCGGCGATCAACCCCTTCCAGGCCTTCGCCTTCAACCAGACGGACCTCAACTCGGCGATCGTGGCCGAGTATGCCCATGCGGTCTATCGCTTCGGCCATTCGATGCTGACCGATACGATTCCTCGCATAAACGCAGACGGTTCGCATAACGACATTCAACTGCTCGATGGCTTCCTGAACCCGGCGTCATTCTACAATGGCGGTTCCGCCGGTATACTCGATTCCCGACAAGCCACCGGATCAATATTAATGGGGTTGTCTGATCAAACGGGCAACGAGATCGACGAATTCGTCGCCGACACGCTGCGCAACAATCTGCTGGGACTTCCGCTTGACCTGCCCAGCATCAATATGGCGCGTGCCCGTAGCGAAGGCGTCCCTCCTTTGAACGACGCCCGCAAGCAAATTTTCGCAAAGACAAATGATGGCCAATTGCGACCCTACACCAACTGGATTGACTTCGACCAGAATATCAAGCACCACGTGTCATTGGTCAACTTCATTGCGGCGTATGGCAAACACCCGACCATTCTCTTCGCGAATGCAGGTCCTGACAACAATTTCAGCACTGTCGACGACAACGCCCCGGCCACGCTGGCGTCTCGGCGCGCTGCCGCCGAGCAAATCGTCAACGGCACGACTCTGCCGGGACCGGACGGTATACTTGGCACCACTGATGACATCTTGCCCCCCGTCGATAGTGGCGCGTTCATGTTCAGTACTGGCACCTGGGCGAATGATACTTTGACAGGAGCATCTAAAACCGGCATTGACGACATCGACCTCTGGATGGGCGGTCTTGCCGAGAACACCAATTTGTTCGGCGGCCTGCTCGGTCCAACCTTCAATTATGTGTTCGAGAAGCAACTCACCGATCTCCAGAATGGCGACCGGTTGTACTATTTGGCCCGCACGCCGGGCATGAACCTCAGGACACAGCTCGAGGGCAATTCTTTCGCCGAGTTGGTGATGCGCAACACCAATCCGTATACCCATACCTTAAAGGCGGATCCCTTCGCGACGGCCGATTGCAAGTTCGAATTGGCAAACCTCCATACCCCTTACGTTCCGGGTACGGATCCACTACCCGTGTCATCGACGTTGACACCCCCGGTGGCGCCGATTACGGGTCCAGGGTCGGTAAATGACGATCCGCTCTCCGAATGCGATGAGAACCAACTCCTGTTGTTTCAGGCCGATGGCACGATCCAATACCGTGCGATCAATAGCGTCGACCCAGCCGGCATCAACGGTCAGAGCGTTTACAATGGCACTGATTTTGCCGATCAATTCTATGGCGGCAATGATAACGACACCTTCTGGGGTGGACTCGGCGACGATAGAATCGAGGGCGGCGGCGGCGACGATGTGGTTCTCGGTGGCGACGGCGATGACATCATCACCGATTTCGGCGGCGCCGATTTCCTGAAAGGCGGTCCCGGCAACGATGCCATCGACGGCGGTATCGGGGATGACATCATCATTCCCGGCTCCGGCAAGGACTTTACCAACGGCGGCGCCAATATCAATGAAACCTTTGCCGGCCCCGATGATGACTTCGCGATCGCCGGACAGGGCGAAGACGCCATCTTCGGTGACAGCGGCGACGAGTGGGAAGAAGGCGGTGATCAGCCTGATCTCTTGATCGGTGACAGTTCCAGCATTTTCTTCGATGACCACAACTTGCCTGGACATGACGTTCTGATTGGTCAGGGCGGCGATGACGACTACGATATGGAAGGCGGCGACGACATTGGCGTATCCGGTCCGGGTGTCGAGAAAGTTGCCGGGGCGGCCGGCTATGACTGGGAAATCGGTCTGGGTGATCCGCAACCGCAAGACATGGATTTGGCTATTCCTTTGCTGGGCTTGCCGCTTCCTGTCAACGTTGCCCGTGATAAATTCAACGAAGTCGAAGCGATGTCGGGATGGAAATTTAACGACATCCTGCATGGTGATAGCATTATCCCCAGCCAGGTTAATGGCGGCGGCTTCATCGGCTGCGACGCGTTGGATGCGAACGGGGTAGCGCGTATCAATGGTCTTGACGCATTGGTGCCTGCGGCAATCCAGACTATCCCGTCCGCACCGATTGTCGCCGCCTCGGCATCATTCAATTGCCAGCTGACTGGCAATGTCTGGGGGGAAGGCAATATCATCCTCGGCGGGGAAGGCAGCGATATACTGGAAGGCCGCGGTGCCGATGACATCCTCGACGGTGACAGGTACCTGAACGTCCGGCTCAGTGTACGCAATGGCTCGGACGATGCTAATGGGGTGGACACTGTGCGTAACGGCTCGGGCCCTGAAATCGCCAGCACCGATCTCATGGAAAACGCGGCTGTTACAGGAAACTTTGGTCCTCTAGCTACCGGCATGACCCTGCAACAAGCGGTGTTCGCCGGCAAGGTCAATCCGGGCAACATCGTGATTGTGCGGGAGATCCTGCTTCCAGCCGTTCCCGTTGCGGACTGCGGCGCCACAACTCCGCTCAACTGCGACACGGCGTGGTTCTCGGGGCCTGCGGCCAATTACACCGTCATTGGCAATGCCGATGGCAGCGTGACTGTCAGAGACAATACAGGCGTCGATGGCACCGACACGTTGCGGAATATCGAACAGCTCAGTTTCTGTACGACGCCTGGCGCCGTTAAGGGAACATGCGATGTTCGTGCGACTCCTGTCAGCGTCGCCAGTACGACCGCTCCGGTTGCCACAATATCGCCCGCTTCGCTGGCGTTGACCTTCGGGAACCAAGTAGTCAACACTCCTCCCTCGCTGCCTCAGTCTATTACGGTCACCAATACCGGCAACAGTAACCTCGTCGTATCCGGTATCACCCTGACCGGTATCGATCCGGGACAGTTCTTGCTGGCGAACACGGCCAACTGTGCCACCGTCGCGCCTCTTGGCTCCTGCACTTTCACTGTGCAGTTCGCGCCTACCACGACCGGCTCTAAGACGGCCAGTGTTTCGATCGCCAGCAACGCGGCAGGATCGCCTGCCAGCGTCGCGGTGAGCGGTACGGGCCTCGCGCCTGCTCCGGTTATCGCAATAGCGCCCGCCTCGCTGGTCGTCTCCTTCCCTGACCAGGTCATCAACTCCACCTCGGCGGCTCAGACCATCACGGTCAGCAATACCGGAACGGCCAATCTGACCGTATCCGGCGTCACCCTAAGCGGGGCGACGACACAGTTCTCGTTTACGAACAACTGTACGACTGCTGTCGTGCCTGGCGGCTCCTGCACTGTCTCTGTGCTGTTCAGGCCTACCTCGACCGGCGCTAAGACGGCCACCGTCTCCATCGCCAGCAACGCGGCAGGATCGCCTTCCAGCGTCACGGTGAGCGGCAACGGCATCGCCGCGGCAACGACCGCCACCATCGCCAACGCGACCATCGGCGGCGGCGGGGGAGTGCGGATCGGTGCCTCTGCCACCGGCAACGTTCGGGTGACGAATACAGGGGCTAACCCGCTCGTTATCACCTCTGCAAGTACGACTGCGCCGTTCTCGGT